The segment GCCGAGGCCGCCCAGCAGCGCATCGTCGATCTTCATCCGTCCGATCCTTCGGAGAAGCACCGCCTGATCGACATCCGGATGAAGGCGGCCGAATTCGCCGGCAATGGCGATCGCGAAGCGGCGCTGCGAGGCGTGCTCGCGCTCGATCCGTCGTGGCCCGCGGCAGCGACCGCCCGTGCGGCGATGCTCGCCGAACGCGGACAAAATCGCGCCGCGCTTCGCATCCTCGTGCGCGCGGCGAAGCGGCGGCCTGCCGAAGAGACGCTACGCGCCCTCGACGAAATGCTCGAGAAGGGAAGCCCGCGAAAGATGCTGTCGGTCTACCGCAAGCTTCGCCGGGGCAACCCGGCGAGCAGCGAGCTGGTGCTGCACCTTGCGGCCAATCTGGTGCGGCTCGGACGCCACGGCGAAGCGGAAGCACAGCTTCGCGAGCTGGAGGGAGCGACCGGCCGCGAAGCGGCGCTCGTCGAGAGCCTTCGCGCGCGCATTCTCGAAAGCCATTCGGATTCGGCCGGCGCCGCCGATGCACTTCGCCGCGCGCTCGACAGCTCCCTCGAGGGTTAGCAGGCCGCGGGAAATTCCATCCCTTCGGTGCGGGTCCGCAACCCGCTAGCAGGCATCTGCGCGCGAGAGCTCGCGCGCGATCGCCGCCAGCCCCGCAAGATCGTGCACGTCGCGGCTCTGCTCGGGCACGACGCGCAGCGAGATTCCTTCGGGAAGCTCCGCTTCGAACACTTCGCGGCGCACTTCCTGCGCAGCCGCCTGCACGATGCGCGCCTCCAGTGTCCCGCGCAGCCAGCGCACCACCGCCGGCGCAACGCCTTGTGCGGCCAGTGCGGCCATCAACGGCGCCAGAGGGTCGTCGCCGGCATCCGGCACGCGATCGTCCAGGCGATCATGGCTCGACGCGCCCCGTTGCCGCACGAATCGCCGCGGATCCTCGATGCCGTCGGCAACCTGCAGGCGATTCATCACCACGCCCTTGAGCGATACGCCGAGCTGCTGCATCCGCTCGGTGAGTCCCTCGGCATCTTCGAGCACCTGCTCGTCCGGTCCCGTCACGAGCACGAACGCCGTCGATGGATCCTGCAGCAGTGCCCTCACCTTGCGGCTGCGCGCAGTGACACCGTCGACGAGGCTCTCGATCGCCGAAAAAAATGACGCGATTTCGCTCAGTGCCTGGATACCGGTGGCATCCTCGATGCGCTCGAAGACGAAGCGCGCACCGCGGCTGGCGGCTTTCCACGCGCTCCATCCTGCCGAGGCCGGACCGGCGAGCCACGACAGCAGCGTGCGGTCGAACAGGTCCTCGAGGCGACGCGGAGCCTCGAGGAAATCCAGCGCGTGACGCGACGGCGGAGTGTCGAGCACGATCAGGTCGAAGTTGCCGCTCTCCTCGATGCGGCAAAGCTCTTCGATGGCCATGTACTCGGTCGAGCCGGCGAACGAGCGCGACACGTTCTGGTAGAACGGGTTGGCCAGGATCGTGTCGCGCACCTGCGGATTCGGCGAATGGCGCGCGATGAACTCATCCCACGCGCTCTTCTGGTCGAGCATGCCGGCCCACAGCGTCGCCGACGGATCGAGGCCGGCCTGCTCGAAGCGGCGCGGCTCGATGCGCTCGCCGCCGGGGCGCAGCTCGCCGGCGCCGAGCGCTTCGGCCAGCCGCCGCGCCGGATCGATCGTCAGCACCATCGTGCGGCGGCCCGCCAGTGCTCCGACCAGCGCGAGCGCCGCCGCAATGGTCGTCTTGCCCACGCCTCCGCTGCCGACGCAGACGACGACGCGATGCCGGGCCAGCACCTCGTCGATGCCCGCGTTTTTCGCGTTCCTCTCTCCCCTCGCCTCCCGCTCGTCCCTTTCCTCCCTTTCGATCATGGGTTTCCCCGCTGCGAACGAGCCAGCTTCGGCCGGAATCCGGGTTTACGCCGCGCCGCGAGCATCGAAACCAGCTCGCGCGCATCGTCGATCCCGAATTCCTCGCGCACCAGCAGCGGCACGCGTTCCGCTCTCAAGCCGGTGCATTCCTCGAGACGCGAGATGGCGGCCTGCTGCACCGCGTCCCACTCGAGCGCGTCGGTCGCCGCTTCGGTCATCGCAGCGCGAAGACGCTCGGCTTCGCCCTCTGCGGGCAGGCGGCCGAGCACCTCGATCGCCTCGGCGGCGCCGCGAGGAACCGGCGGCCGGCAGCGATTGACGAACAGGTCTCCGAGCGGAAAGTGCAGGTCGCCGCGCAGCCGCTCGATGATCGAGCAGGCTTCGGTCACCGGCATTTCTTCCGGGGTCGCGACGACGTGGACGCAGGTGCGTTTCGGATCGGCAAGCAGCTGCTGGACCCGGGTCGCTTCACGGTGCACGAGGCCGCTTCGAAACGCGGTGGCAGCGGCCGACGGCATCTGAAGGTACTGCAGGCTGTGACCGGAGGCTCCGGCATCGACGAACATGCGTTCCCACACCGGCTGCCCGTCGGCCATGCGGCGCTCGGCTTCGAACCAGATCTTGCCGACCGTCATCAGCTCTTTCAGGCCCGGCGCGCCGGCGACGAAGATCGAGTAGAACCTGCTCGCGAACACCAGCGACAGCAGGCGCTTGATCGGGATGACCAGGCGCAGGTATTCGGCCAGCGCTTCGTCGCCTTCGAGCGTGAGGAGAGTCAGGTGGGGAGCGACGACGCGGGGAGCGCCCGGCACGATGTCTTCGGCATCGAAAAGGCGCGACAGGCCCCCGTGGCGCCCGATCTCGGCGACGAGAGTACGCTGCCCGTGCGAGGCCGCCTCCAGGCCCAGGGCCGCCGTCAGCGTCGATTTTCCGACTCCGCCCTTGCCGACGACGAACTGGAGGCCGGCATCGCTCAAGCGGCCCGAGCGTGCCCGCCGCTTCCCGCGTTGGCAATCGCCCGCCTATTGCCGCGCCTGCGCCGCACCTCCGCCCCCTGCGCCCCTTCTGCGCGCTTCCCCGGTCGGTGCACCGCGCGAGTTTACCGGAGACGGCGCCGCGGATAGCCTTGTGCCGATGCGACTGCCCCGTCCCCTGCTTCGCAAGTTCGCCGTCGCCGGCACCGTCGCCGCGGCCTGCGCCGTTTTGTCTGCCTGCAGCGCCGCTCCGACGCCGCCGGAGGACGACCTTTTCCGGGAAGCGTCGATCGCCCTGGAAGACGAGAGCTACGCCACCGCGATCAGCGACTACAAGAAGCTGCTCGAGCAGTACCCTTTCTCCGACAAGGCCGAGATCGCGAGCCTCAACATTGCGTACGCCCACTATCTGACCGGGCAATACGGCGATGCGATTGCCTCGTTCAACGATTTCGAGCGCCTCTATCCGGTCAGCCCGCTGCTGCCGTTCGTCAGTTACACGATCGGCATGTGCTGGCTCGAGCAGGCCAAGGACGGATTCCGCGATCCGACCGCGTCGGCCGAGGCGCTGCGCCAGTTCAAGAAGGTCGCAAGCGAGTTCCCGCGGACGCTCTACGCCGATCTTGCCGTGTTTCGCCAGCAGCAGGCCCGCGAGGATCTTGCGGCCCACGAGCTCGTCGTCGGCGACTTCTACCGTCGCAAGAAACGCTACGACGCCGCGCAGAACCGCTACAGCTACGTGATCACCCAGTATCCCAACACGGAGAATGCCGCGCGCGCGGCTGCGCGCCTGAAGGATGTGCAGCTCGCGGGGGCCAGCCAGGCCGAAAAGGCGCAGCAGGCGAAAGACCAGAAGACCGTCGACGACATCACGACGAAGGCAGCGGCCGAGGCCAAGCACGAGCAGATCGAAGGCAAGCCGACGGTCAAGATCCACGCCGAGCCGCCGGTCGGCGCCCCTACCCCTGACACTCCTCCCGGCGATCCTTCGGCGAGCAAGCCTACGCCGCCGTCGCCGCCGCAGCCCTGATCCGGCGGCACGGCGGACTTCGGCGGCAGATGCTGCTCGCCGGCCCGCTTCTTACGAATTTTGCAGCAGGCGCAGCCTCAGCGCCGCTCGCGTTGCCTCGCCTGCGCCGATCTCATCGAGATAGCCGCTGACCGAGCCCCAGCGCGCATCCATGTCGGCGATCATCTTTTCCATCCGTTCCGCCGGGCTGCCGCAAAGGTAGAGCACGATCTCCGGATCGTAGCCCTCGCGCTCCATCAGCGCGCGCGTCGCTTCGACGAACGGCTGGAGGTAGCGCTCCGACATCGCGTAGTCCTCGATGACGACGGAGTCGGCAACGCCGAGCACCCGCAGCAGCACCGCGGTGACGACGCCCGTGCGGTCCTTTCCTCCGGTACAGTGGATCACCGCCGGCTGCGCATGCGACGAAGCGAGGTACTCGACCACTTCGCGCACGACCGGCGCGCCCTCTTCGAGCATGTCGAGGTAGCGGTTCTGCAGGTCGACCTTGGTCCAGTCGATGCGCGAGTCGCCGAGCGACAGCGAAACCTTGACCAGCGGCACGTGGCGGTGACGCTCCAGCCGCGACGAGAACGCACCGGGACCGTCGTGGGCGAGCTCGAGGTCGCTGCGAAGGTCGAAGACTCGGCCGATCCGGAGAAGCTCCAGGCGTGCCTCGTCGGTCGGCGTCAGATTCGTCAGGCGATCGGAGCGAAAAACGAGGCCGGGGCGGATGCGCGCGGCGCCGGCCGCCTCGATGCCGCCTAGGTCGCGGAAATTGTAGGCGCCCTCGAGGGGGACACGGACACTCGTCATCGGCGGAGTCTTTCACGCGCCGGCCAACCGCAAAAACGAGGCTCTGCAGCCGCGAAACACCCGCAATACCGGCACGCGACGGCGGTCTTGCCTGTTTCCCGAACGCCCGCCGGCGCACCAGGCGCGACCCGGCCGCGACGACAAAAGCGGTTGACCACCGGCAACGGCGCGGCTATACCCGGCCTCACCTTATTCAGAGTGGCGGAGGGAAAGGGCCCTGCGATGCCACAGCAACCGGCCCGTCGAAAGACGGGTGCTGGTGCTAACTCCCTCACCCGCCGTCGGCCAGACGGTGTGGGTGGAAGATAAGGTCGAGTCTGCCCTCTCTCCGGCACCTCTTCCTTATCGCACGCGGCAGGAAGAGGTTTTTTTGTACCCGGATTTCGACAGCCTTCGACACCTTGCCTCCCAGACCCCTGGGCCTTCGACGAAAATGCTCGTCGTCGGCGCCGGTGCTCTCGGATGCGCGGCCGCGCGCACGCTGGCCCGCGAGCCGGGCGTCGCGCTCACGCTCGTCGACGACGACCGCGTCGAGCTTTCCAACCTGCAGCGCCAGGTGCTCTATCGCGACGACGACATCGGCAGGCCGAAGGTGGAAGCTGCGTGCGAAGCGCTCGAGCGCGAGTTCGATGCGACAGTCTCGGGCGTTGCGAGCCGTTTCGATGCGACGACCGGCACCGCTCTGGTTGCCGGTGCCGATATCGTCATCGACGCGACCGACGATCCGCCGACCAAGTTCCTCATCAATCGCCTCTGCGTCGAAGCGTCCAAGCCATGGATCTACGCTGGAGTGGCGAGGACTTCAGGCCAGTGGATGCTCGTCGTCCCGGGGCGCAGCGCCTGTCTCGAATGCGTGTTTCCTGAAATTCCCGGCGCGGCCGAGACGGCCGAAGGCTGTTCGGCCCTCGGCATCCTCGCGCCCGTCGCCGGCGTCGTCGGCTCGATGCAGGCGCTGGTGGCGCTGGCGTTTGCCGCAAATCCGCAGCGTTCGCGTCCGGGACGCCTGCACGTCTACGAGCTTGGCGGCGCGCGCTCGCGAGCCGTCGATTTCCCGCCGCGCGCAGACTGTTTCTGCCGCGCCGCAACCCTTCCCGCCGCAAACACCGCGGCGGCCGCCGTCCAGGCCGCAGGGCCACGATAGGATCAAGCAGGAGAACCCAGCCATGACCAGTTTCACTACAGGCCTCCAATGCCGCGAATGCCACGAGAAATACCCGTGGAGCCCCCTGCACGTCTGCGAGCTGTGCTTCGGGCCGCTCGAGGTGCAGTACGACTATGAAGGAATCGCGCGCACGCTGACGCGCGAGCTCATCGCTTCGCGCCCTCGCAACCTGTGGCGCTACCGCGAGCTGCTGCCGGTTTCGGGAGAGCCGAAGGTCGGCCTCTACTCGGGCTTCACGCCGCTGGTCAAGGCGGACAACCTGGCCCGCGTGCTCGGCGTCAAGGACCTCTGGGTCAAGGACGACTCGTGCAACCATCCGACGTTCTCGTACAAGGACCGCGTCGTGTCGGTCGCGATCTCGGCGGCCGTCGAGTTCGGTTTCGACACGGTCTCGTGCGCGTCGACCGGCAACCTTGCCAACTCGGTGTCGGCGCACGCTGCGCGCGCCGGCCTTCGCTGCTTCATCTTCATCCCGAACAACCTGGAGCGCGGCAAGGTGATCGGCTCGACCATTTACGATCCGACGGCTGTCGCGATCTCGGGTAACTACGATGACGTCAACCGTCTGTGCACCGAGATCGCCGACAAGTACGGCTGGGCCTTCGTCAACATCAACCTGAGACCGTTCTACACCGAAGGCGCCAAGACGTACGGCTTCGAAGTGGCCGAGCAGCTCGGCTGGAACCTGCCGAAACACATCGTCGTGCCGACTGCCGGCGGCACGATCCTTCCGAAGATCGCCAAGGCTTTCGACGAGCTGATCCAGGTGGGGCTGGTCGAAAAACAGCCGTACAAGATCTACTCGGCCCAGGCTGCCGGCTGCGCGCCGGTGGTCAACGCGATCCGCCGCGGTGCCGACCTGATCGAGCCCGTCAAGCCGCACACGATCGCCAAGTCGATCGCGATCGGAAATCCGGCCGATGGTTACTACGTGCTCGGCGCCGTGCGCGACAGCGGAGGCTGGGGCGAAGCGGTGACTGACGCCGAGATCGTCGAAGGTATCCGCCTTCTGGCGCGCACCGAAGGCATCTTCACCGAGCCTGCCGGCGGCACGACCGTCGCCGTCACCAAGAAGCTGATCGAGCAGGGCCGCATTCCGCGCGACGAGACGACGGTGATCTGCGTGACCGGCAACGGATACAAGACGATCGAAGCGGTGCAGGACGCCGTTCCGGTGCCTCACGAGATCGCCGCCAAGCTCGAAGACTTCGATGCCCTGTACGAAGGGCTCGACCACAAGGCCGGCGTGCGGCGCATCGCCTGACGCCGCAAAGCCTTCCATTCAAGGAGAACCAGCCATGTCCGTCCGTGTCAGAATCCCCACCCCGCTTCGCAAGTACACCGCAGGCAAGGACGCCGTCGCCGCCGAAGGCGCAACGATTGCTGCGATCCTCGACGACCTCGAGAAGTCGTGTCCCGGGCTCAAGGAGCGCATCTGCGACAGCGAGGGCGCCGTTCGCCGCTTCGTCAACCTGTACATCAACGGCGACGACATTCGTTTCCTCGACAACACCGGCTCGCCCGTCAAGGACGGTGACGAGATCAGCATCGTGCCGGCCATCGCCGGCGGTGCGCCCGCGCGCCGGTAGCACACTGCGGAATCCGGCCCACCTGCGTCGGGAAATCCGATAGGCTGCTTCGTTGTGACGCTTGGATCTCGCCGCTCGCCGGCTCGCCTCTCGGGGGACGGGCCCGGCATCGTCGATCTGATCGGCAGGACGCCGCTCGTGCGCCTGCGCTGCCTCGCGCGCGAGCTCGCGCCGGGCGTGGAACTGTACGGCAAGCTCGAAGGCTTCAATCCCGGCGGATCGGTCAAGGCGCGCGCAGCGTGGAACATGGTGCGCCGCGGGCTGGAAAGCGGAGAGCTGAGGCCGGGCAAGACGATCCTGGATTCGACGTCAGGCAACACCGGCATCGCACTTGCGATGATCGGCGCCGCGCTCGGTTACGCGGTGCGGCTGGTGATGCCAGAGAACGTTTCGACGGAAAGAAAGCGCGTGCTCGAGGCCTACGGCGCCGACGTCGTCTACTCGAATCCCCTCGAAGGCAGCGACGGGGCGATCCTGGTCGCGCGCGAGGTCTACGCTGCCGACCGGGAGCGCTACTTCAAGCCCGACCAGTACAACAACGAAGCCAACCCCGAGGCGCACTACAAGACCACGGGTCCGGAGATCTGGGAGCAGACCGGCGGCCGCGTTACGCACCTCGTCGCGACGATCGGCACCGGCGGAACCGTCATCGGCAGCGGGCGCTTCCTCAAGGAGCAGAGCGCCGCTGTCGAGATCGTCGCGGTCGAGCCGGACGACGCGTTCCACGGCATCGAGGGGCTCAAGCACATGGAGAGCTCGATCGTGCCGGGCATCTGGCACCGCGACGGCGTCGACCGTCTGGTCGGGGTCGCAACCGACGACGCGTACGACATGGTCTATCGCCTTGCCGCCGAGGATGGGCTCGTGCTCGGGCAGTCCTGCGGCGCGGCCGTCGTCGGTGCTCTCCAGGTCGCGCGCGGCCTGGAGTCCGCCTGCATCGTCGCGATCCTGCCGGACTTCGGCGACCGCTATCTTTCCACCAACCTGTGGCTCGGCTGGCGCGACCGCCACGAGCTTGCCGCCTCGCGCGCGCACGGCTGAAGGAGCACCGTCATCACCATGGCCATCCAGCGTTTCTACCTCACGTACAGCCAGGAAAAGATCAAGGAGCCGATCATCTACTCGGTCGGCAAGAAGTTCCGCGTGGTCACGAACATCCGCAGCGCGTCGGTGTCCGATCACATCGGCATCGTCGGCCTCGAGCTCGATGGCGAGCAGGCGGAGATCGATGCAGCGGTCGAGTGGATCGCCGCGCAGGGCGTCAAGGTCGAGCCGATCGAGAAGAACGTCATCGAGTAAGGCGTGCCCGGCGATCCGGTTCGATGATCCTCTTCGATGATCCTCTTCGATGATCCCCTTCGATGATCCCCTTCGATGATCCTGCACGAGTGATTCGTGCTCGATGACGATGCGATCGCGCGCTATGCGCGCCAGATCGTCGTGCCCGGCATCGGGGCTGCGGGCCAGGGGAAGCTCTTCGCTTCCGCCGCGCTCGTGCTCGGCAACGGGCGTGGATGCGAGCAGGCGGCGCTCTATCTGACCGCTGCCGGAGTGCGCGTTTTCGTGAAGCCCCAAGACCTTCCCGCCGCCACGACGATCGACGTCGCGATCGCCTGCGATGCGACGGCTCTCGATGACGCTGCCCACGCTTCTCTGCTCGGATGGAACGCTCCGGTCTGCTGGTACGTGCTCGATCGCGGGGGGTTCACGAGCGGCGTGCATCCGGACGCGCAGTTACCGGCCGCCGCGCCGCGAACGCTCGACGGCGCGACGGATGCATTGCACGACGCCGCAGCCTGCGACGTGGCCGCCGTCGCGTGCGCGATCCTGGTCGGCCTGCCGTGGCGGCCGGGCCTGTTTCATTTCGAGATCTGACTGCAATCCCACTGCGCCAGGATTGGCCGGCAGCGCACGCGGGACCGGTTGCGCTACAGGCTCGCGTCCACCGCCAGAAGAGCTTCCGTGCGCGAAAGTGCGATCTGCGCGCAGGCTCTCGTCACGTCGTGCACCATGGTGCGATCGAGAGTCACGAGAAACTCGCGAGCGGAAATCTTGCGCGCGAACATCCGCGTTGCCTGCAGGCGGGCGCGGGCGGTCCCCTCGTCGCCCAGGCTGCGGTAGACGAACGCAGTCAGCGGCGACACGGTCAGATCGCCCACCGACTCCCTCGCGCGTCCCGTTTCCAGCACGGCGAGAAGCTGTGAGTCGACGCGCGCCGAAGCAGGCGCCGGTGGCAGGAACTGCTCGACCCGGTCGGGCCTGCCGCCCGTCTCGTGGATATCTCCGAGAAGCATGGACACCGGGCAGTCCCCGCCTGTCACCGTCGCGAGTGCCTCGATGATCGCGATGGTGGCGACTTTCGATCCGAGGTAGCGGCCGGCGAACTCGAGGTTGCGGCGCGCTGCCGCGCGCAGATCGGCGAACTCCGTCGCCGCGGGCGTGCCCCGGTAGCGGTGAAAGATGTGGTCCGGATCGAGCGTGGCGAGGAATGCTTCCATGCGCGTGAGCGCTTCGCGGTATTCCCGGATCGAATAGACACCCACGGCTGCCAGCGGAGCATTGGATTCCTCGATGAGTTGCCAGGTGGTCGCGAGGAAGATGCCAGGATCGGGCTCCGCGAAGGTGATGACGTCACGGTTGCCGAGCACCACGGCATCATTCAGGATGGCGTCGATCTCGTCTTCCCGCAGCGCAATGTCCAGCATCCGGCCCAGCGCGCGCACGCGACCGGCGAGCACTTCCGACGGTTCGTTGCCATCGCGATCCACGCCGCGAAACGGCACGGTCGCCTCGATGCAGGCCGCGACTGCGATCACACCGGACAGCGGCAGGTAGGGTTGCAATTCGCGAGCCGCCACCACGGCGCTCAGGAACTCGTTGAGCCCGCCGTACAGCGGCAGCGTCTGTCCGGCCTCAAAACCGAACAGGGTCGCACACGCGAGCAGACCGGCGTCGCCGACCTCGATCGGCTTCAGCACCACGGTCTGCTTGCCCGACCTCGTCACCCGCTTCAGAAGTCCGTGCGCGCGCCGCGGGAAACCTCCGTCGAGTTGGAAATAGACGAGATCGTGAAACAGCGTCGCGAGCACCTGGCGCGGGTTCATCCCTTCGCACATCGCGAACACGTGGGCCGAGGTGTGGTACACGCGCCGACCCTGGTCCATCGAGTCGTGGATGAGCATGGCGAGTCTCTCGATGTCCTCGTCCGGCACGTCGGCCGACAGCTCCCGGAACGCTTCGGCGAACAGGCGAATGAAGTGGTTGATCGTCGCGATGGCCATGACCGGAATCTCGTGCCGCCCGGCGCGAGAGGGCACGCCCTGCGTGTCGCACGGCCCGCGATGCCCGCCCACCCACGTCTTGCGCGAGTATCGCTCCGATTGCGGGCTCCGTCCATCGCGTGAATCCCGGGCGTTCGTCACAGGAGCTGCGTGCGGCATACCGTGGCGGTTGCAGCGGGCTGCACATGGGACGAATCGGCGCCTACGGGAAGGCTCCGCACGCGGTGGTGTGGGAGTCGGCGGTCGGGCGCCTGATCGGCGATCGATATCTGGAGCGGAGGTGACGAGGAGTTCAGCGCGGCGCGAACGGCATCGGCGGCAGGTCGATCTCGAAGCCGAACACTTCGACGAGCAGGAACACGACGACGAGCAGCGCGAAGCTCATGACGAGCAGGCTGGCGACCGCCACCCCCGACATCACGAAGATCGTCGCCGCGCCGGCAACCGAGACGAGCGGCGACAGGTAGGACCAGCGGTTCCAGGGATACACGGGCGCGAACAGCGTCGAGAAGCTGGGACCGCCGTCATCGGGACCGCTCCAGCGCCCTTGCTCGCCCGGACCTGTCCCGAGCCCGAAAGGGAACCCGGATGCTTCGTACTGCTGGGATCCCGCCATTGCGGAGCGCGCCTCAGTGCTGGCCGGTGGGTGCTACGGCAGCGGGCGCCGCAGACGGCATCGCCGCCTGCACGGCCGGCGTCGGGCAGTGCGAGTCGGATGCGGAAGCGCCCTCAGCGTCTTCCGGGTCGTCCGCAGCGTTGCTGTCGCCCGAGGACTTGGCGTCGTCGAATGCCGCATCCTCGGTGCGCCACGGGCGCGAGCCGATGGTGATCACCAGCGTGCCGTTGTCGTCGCGCGGTCCTCCGAGCAGGACCACCGATCCGAGCTCGAGCTTGACGTACGTGTTGACGACCGGGTGGTTGTCTTCGTTGAGCAGGATGTGCAGGCGAAGATGGTCAGGCGTGTGCTCGCGCGTCGTGATGTGCAGGTAGCGGCCGTTGGGCAGGTCCATGCCGCACTGGCCGCCGTTGCCGTGCAGCACGCGCGTATCGCTTCGCACGAGGGTGTAGCTCTTGAACCGAAGCTGTTTCAGCTCGCCGCGAAGGCTGGCCAGGCGCGAGTCGAAGGTACGTCCGGAGTTGGACGCGAGAACGGTGGCGATCTGGATCGTCGTGCGGTTTTCCGCCAGCGCCGAGGTCGACAGCAGGGACGCCAGCGAAACCGCGGCCAGAACGAACCTGGAGGGTTTGATCATCGCTCTAGGCCGGCCAGGCGGATCGGTGTGCCTTGCTCGCGAGCTTCGACCCAGATCACGCGAGCGTTCGTGCGCGGCTGCACCCACGTGGAAACCTGGCGGCCCGGAGCCGCTTCGAGGTCGTCGACGTGCGCCGACTGCGGATGCGCCAGCGGAGGTGGAATGTAAGCGACAGGGGCGACGATGTTGCGCAAGGCCGCGCGCGAAGCGCGATAGAACGACGTCGAGTTGTGCGCCGAAGCGGTCCTCACCGTTGCCGGCGCACTGGCGATCCATCCGGTAGTGCCGGTAGTGCCCGTAGTGCCGGCAGTGCCGGTACCGCGCAACGATTTCGGCATCGGCACGAACAGCATCACGACGGCTGCGGCCGCCATGGCCGAGACTCCGGCAACCGAGGCCAGCCGCACGATGGCCGACAGCCCGCGACGCGGACGCGAACGACGGCGATCTGCCGCATCATGCGCGGCGCCACGGCGCGCGCCCTCGCGTTCGAACGACGCATCGCGATCGGCAACGTGGCGGTGTGGAGCGGCGGCGGCGGGCGGCATGCCGAGAGCGGCGTGAACGTCGGCGGCGAGCCCGGAAACGTCCACGGCCGTGACGAGATCCGACACGGCCGTGGAAAGAAGGATTCTGGTCTGCTGCCAGCGAGTGACCTCGCGATCACAGGCTCGACAATTGAAGATGTGGCGCGATGCCGCCAGGGCCTGGTCGCCGGAGAGGAGGTCGTCGACGTAGCGGTCGAAGAGCTGCTCGAAGTCCGTGCAGGACAGATCCGGGATGTTGCCTGCAGGCGCCACGATCAGAGCATCTCCTGAAGGCGGGATTGAAGCTTCTTGCGTGCGTAATGCAAGCGACTCATTACCGTTCCGAGTGAGCACTCGAGAACTTCGCTGATTTCTTCGTAGGAGAGCCCGTCGATTTCGCGCAGGAGTATGACCGCGCGATGATCGGGCGTCAAACTTTCAATCGCCTCGAAGATCTTCCTGCCGAGTTCCCGGCTGCGCACGCTCTTGAAAGGATCGATGCCGAGGGTGGCGGAGCCGTCTCCGACGGCGTCTTCCTTGACGGCGACGCTGTCGTCGAATTCTACCAGCGGCCTTTTGCCGCCTCGTCTCTGGTGGTCGATCGCCAGGTTCATCGCGATTCGGTAAATCCAGGTGTAGAACGACGACTCACCCTTGAAGCCGTCGAGGTTGCGAAACGCCCTGACGAAAGTTTCCTGGAGGATCTCGCGGGCGTCCTCCGGATTGCGGACCATGCCGACGATGACCGACAGCAGGCGGCGCTCGTAGCGCTCGAGGAGTTTCTGGACGGCGTCTCGGTCCCCGGCTTGGGCCCGGGTGACGAGTTCGCCATCGGCAGGATCCACCCGTTTGTCTCCATAGTCCTGGGCCATAGACGCTACAGGTAGTCCCTTATTCGCCCTGCGCAGCGTCCGATCCGTCCCGAATTGAACGATTTTTTGGCGTTCAGTGAGCCTCGGCCCAGCTACCCC is part of the Candidatus Binatia bacterium genome and harbors:
- a CDS encoding cysteine synthase — its product is MTLGSRRSPARLSGDGPGIVDLIGRTPLVRLRCLARELAPGVELYGKLEGFNPGGSVKARAAWNMVRRGLESGELRPGKTILDSTSGNTGIALAMIGAALGYAVRLVMPENVSTERKRVLEAYGADVVYSNPLEGSDGAILVAREVYAADRERYFKPDQYNNEANPEAHYKTTGPEIWEQTGGRVTHLVATIGTGGTVIGSGRFLKEQSAAVEIVAVEPDDAFHGIEGLKHMESSIVPGIWHRDGVDRLVGVATDDAYDMVYRLAAEDGLVLGQSCGAAVVGALQVARGLESACIVAILPDFGDRYLSTNLWLGWRDRHELAASRAHG
- a CDS encoding NIL domain-containing protein, which encodes MAIQRFYLTYSQEKIKEPIIYSVGKKFRVVTNIRSASVSDHIGIVGLELDGEQAEIDAAVEWIAAQGVKVEPIEKNVIE
- a CDS encoding zf-HC2 domain-containing protein translates to MAPAGNIPDLSCTDFEQLFDRYVDDLLSGDQALAASRHIFNCRACDREVTRWQQTRILLSTAVSDLVTAVDVSGLAADVHAALGMPPAAAAPHRHVADRDASFEREGARRGAAHDAADRRRSRPRRGLSAIVRLASVAGVSAMAAAAVVMLFVPMPKSLRGTGTAGTTGTTGTTGWIASAPATVRTASAHNSTSFYRASRAALRNIVAPVAYIPPPLAHPQSAHVDDLEAAPGRQVSTWVQPRTNARVIWVEAREQGTPIRLAGLER
- a CDS encoding sigma-70 family RNA polymerase sigma factor, whose amino-acid sequence is MDPADGELVTRAQAGDRDAVQKLLERYERRLLSVIVGMVRNPEDAREILQETFVRAFRNLDGFKGESSFYTWIYRIAMNLAIDHQRRGGKRPLVEFDDSVAVKEDAVGDGSATLGIDPFKSVRSRELGRKIFEAIESLTPDHRAVILLREIDGLSYEEISEVLECSLGTVMSRLHYARKKLQSRLQEML